Genomic DNA from Streptomyces sp. GS7:
GCACCTCCTGCCCCAGCGGGCCATCAGTCAGTTCGCCGTGATATCGGGCACCGGCGGCCTCCGCCATCTCCTGCCACGTCCTGCGCAGTCCAGGTACTTCCTCCAGCCACCAAGAGTGGAAGACACGTACGTACGCCGGGAAGCCCTCAGGAACAACTTCGGTGACGACATGCTGCCGTACGTCGGTGGACGGCGTCAGCCGCTCGTGCAGCCAGGCCAGTTCCTGCGTGGGGTCCGGTTCAGCCGCGAACTCATCCGTCATTTCCGTATTATCCATGCTCTCTATCATCCCGGATGATTCTCCGCGCAATGCTCGGGTCAGGCCCAGAAGAGGCCCGACAGTATGCAGACGCCCCGCCGGAGGATTTCCGGCGGGGCATCCAAGGGGGCTTACCGAAGTGCGGTCAGACCTCGCTACTTCTTGGGAAGGTGCACTTTGGGGTTCTTCTTCCCCTTGTTGTTCCCGTACGCGACGATGTCGATCGTCTCTCCGCCAGACGTCGACTTCGGCCGCCACGAGATGATGGTCTTGTCCTCGAGCAGGTAGCTCTCACGGCCTCCGATGTCCGGAATCCGTTCGCCGTCCTTGGCCCACCGATCAAAGGCGGCGCGCATCTCTTCAGGGGTTTCTATCTCCCTGACGTGCTTCTGCTTCTTGCTCCGAGGCAGGTCGTTGAACTCGGACGCCCACTTGCAGCCGGAGTTGTGGACCAGAACCGCAGAATCCCCGGCCATCGTGTAGAAGGTGTGGATGCCGTTGACGGTGAGGTTGTAGACCTTCTGAGGTGCGGTCCACGCCCTGGTCGCCGTGACCTTTACCCAGGTGCCGGACGAGGTGCGGAGCATCGAGCCCGGCTTGAGCTCACCAGCGGCGACCCAGCTCTGCTGGTCCGCCAGCCAGAAGGGGTGGCCCTCGGTCGCAGTGATCTTGCCGCCGCCGGTGTTCACAGTCAGCTCGACCAGGCGCTTGGTGCCGTTGCCGACGATGACGTCGTCAACGGGCCGCGCTTCGGTCCTCCCCGTTGTGGGGTCGGTGGACAGGACCCTGTCGCCGACCTTGATGTCCTTGATCTGCTTGGTGGTCCGATCCGCCATCACCACCGGCGTTTCGGGGGTGAAGCTGTTCACCGGGCACGGCGGGGCCCACTTGCGGCCACTGCTGAAGAGCTTCTTGAAGAAGCCCAGGATCTTCTTGCCGCCCTTTGCGGTCTTGCCCGCGTTGACGACACCGGCCCCAGGCGCGATTCCCGCGCAGGACATCGCGGCGTCGACGTACTGCTTCTCCGCGCCGTACCAGCCGCAGTTGGCCCCATTGGCCGCGTTGCTGACGACCGGGATGTTGGTGCTGCCGAGGCCGTCGAGGAGCAGGTGACCGCCGTCCTTGGCGAACTGCCCCCAGTCGATCTTGCCCTCTTGCGCGAGGAACTCCTCGCGCAGGCGATCGAGCTGGTCCAGTTCGTCCTGCTCCTTCCGCTCCTCCTCGTCTCCGAGCCTCTTGCGCTCTTCCTCGGCCTCCTTCATCCGCTTCTCGATGGCGACGGCCATGGCCTCACCGGCCGCCTTGTCCGCCGCGGCGGCATCCTTGCCCGCTGCTTCGGCCGAGGCGCGGGCCGCGTTGGCAGCCGCCCATGCCTCGTCGGCGGAGTTGCGGGCTGCGGCAGCGGAGTGCTCGGCCCTGGTAGCGGAGACCTCCGCGTCAAGGGCGGCACGGTCGGCGTCGGCCGCAGCGGCACGGGCCTTGCGCGCAGACTCGGCAGCCTGCTTGGCGGACGCCTCGGCCCGCTCGGCGGACTTACGGGCGTCGGCAGCGTACTGCTCGGCGCGGTCGGCCGACTCCTTGGCCTGGCGCTTGTACTCGTTCGCCTTGTCGGCGGCGTTACGAGCGCGCTCGTAGTGCTCGTAAGCCTTGTGCGCGTTCTCCTGTGCGGTCGCCGCGACCCCGGCGGCCTGAGCGATCAGGCGCTCGATCTGTGCGGCGTGGGTGGCGGCGAGATTGTCCTTGCGGGCCGCCATGTACTGTCCGGTATGGAGGAAGTCGTGCAGCAGGTGCGGCGGACCCTCCAGCGCAATCTGTGCCGCGGCCTTGACCTCCGGACCACCACTGCTTACCAGCCGTAGCGCGGCAATCCGTTCATCAGCCGCCCGGGCCTTGTACTGGCCCTCGTTGAGGAATTCCAGCAGTCTCTCGGGAGAACCGTCGTCCAGAGCCGCCTTGGCGGCCTCCTGAACCTGCTTTCCACCCGAGCTGTGCAAACGCAGTGCCTTGATCCGGTACTCACCGTTCGCGGCCTTGTGCTGACCGTTGGTCAGGAACTCGCGGATCGTCTTGGCGTCACCCTTGAGCGCTTTCTCGGCTGCCTGCCGGACACCGGCGTTCAGACCCTCATCCGCCAGGCGCTCGACACGCTCACGCTCGTCCTGCTGAGCCGCCCGCTTCCAGCCTGACCTGACGTAGTCCCGAATCACCTCGTCCGAACCCGCCAGCGCGGCCTCAGCAGCGGCCTCGCCCCACGGAGCACCGGTCCGCATCGCCAACAGCGCGACCTTGCGCCCCTGAGCCGCCACCTGCTTCACATCAGCATCGGACTTGGCTGCCTCGGCGGCCAGGCGGGACGCTTCCGCGTCGAGCTCCTTGGCCTCCTTGACCGCGCCGGCCTGGTCGGCTTTGCGCTGGTCGTCCTCGGCCTTGAGGTCCTTGGCCTGCTCGATCGCTTCGGCAGTGCGGGTCTTGAGATCCTCCTCCTCGCTCTTGCGTGCCAGTTCGTGTGTCTTGCGCGCCTGGTTTACGGCGTTGGTTGCCTCAATTGCCGCTTCGTTGGCGGCCTTGGCGTGAGCTGCGGCCTTGTCGGCCTGCTTGTTCGACTCACCCGCATGCTTGGCCGCATCTTCGGCCGCGTCGGCCGCCTTGTTGGCATGCCGCGCAGCCGAGTTGGCCGCATCGCGGGCCGCGGACGCCTCGTTCGCGGCCTGACGCGCAAGCCCCGAGGAGACCCGGGCTGCCCGGTTGGCCTCGGCGGCATGTCGCTTGGCCTGATTGGCAGCGGCCCGGGCCTCAGCCGAGTCCGCACCGGCTGCGTCAGCGAAGCCGCTCGCCTCGCTCGCAGCCGTGGCCGCTGCGTCCGCGTTCGCGCCGGCACCGGCCGCCGCGTCGGCCGCCCGACCTGCCTCCGTTGCCGCAGTGCGCGCGTGATCGGCAGCCTCGGCAGCCTTCTCCGCGCCCTTCGCTGCGTCGCGGGCCCGCTGGGCCGCCTGCCGCGCAGCCGATGCCTGGGAAGCATCAGACGCTGCAGCGGCAGCGGCATTCTGCGCCCGGGCAGCCGCATTCGCCGCACCAGCCGCCGCAGCAGCCGCCCGGGAGGCGGCGTTGGCGGCGACCCGAGCCGAGGCATTGGCAGAGCGGGCCGCGCTGATCGCCTGCTGCGCCGCACGTGCCGCGCCCTTGGCCGCCTGGGCGGCACGGTTGGCGGCGGCGGCCGCCTTCAGCGAGTCCTTACGCGTCGCTTCCGTCTCCCGCTTGGCCTCCTCCGCGGCCTCCTTGGCCAGCTTCGAAGCCGTCACCGCACGGTCCGACGCCTCCTTGGCCGCCTCGGTCTCGCGCTTCGCCCGGTCGCCGGCCTCCTTGGCCTGCTGCGCCAGCTGCTCAACGGTGGTGCGCTCCTGATCCCGGCTCTGCGCAACGTCCTGGCCGACATCCAGGAATTCCTTGATGTCCGCGGCGGATCCGCCCAGAGCGACCTTGGCTGCCTCCTTCGTCGCCGGGCCGCCCTCGTTCAGCAGGCGCAGAACCTGAACCCGATTGTCCGCCTGTTCGGCGGAGTGCCGGGTCTTGTGCAGAAACTTGCGTACGTCGTCTGGAGAGCCGTTCAGCGCGGCCTTACCGGCCTGCTGGACGTATCGGTCGCCACTGCCGATGATTTGGAGAGCCTGAGTCCGCTGGTCCGCCTCAAGCGGCTTTTCCCAGCCGTCCTTCAGGAAGTTCGCCAAATCCTCTGGGGACCCGGACAGTGCCTTTGTGGCTGCACCGCGAACATTGACGCCTCCCAGGGAGACCATCCGCAACGCGTCGATACGGTTGTCCTGGGCCTCAGCGCGTACCTGCTCGTTCTCCAGGAAACGCTTCACATCCGCGTCAGTGCCCAACAAGGCTGCTTCCGCAGCCGCCTTGACGCCCGCCCCGCCGTCTTTCCAGAACCGTACGACGCGACCACGGTCAGTCACCGGCACAGGACTGCCGTCGTCGCCCCCCTCCACGCCTGCGGCATTAGCGGGGCTCGTCCCGACTATACCCGCGACGAGTGCCAGCGGCAGCACGCCCGCGCACATGGCGCGTAGGCCGTGATGCCGCTTCCTTCTCGCTCTCACTGCGCAAATCCTTCGTGCTAGTTATGCGTTGCATATGGTCGAAGCGGTGAGCATAGCTTCTGCAATCCACGGGTAAAGGAGGGGTATCGAGTGTGCATCGCGGCGGGGGTTGTCTACACCCGGAGATGCGTCCTCATCTGCCGTGCCGGACAGGGTGAACCATCGAGGGTTGTACAGCGTCCCGACGTCGTGTCCGATTTGTTATTCAGCGGGCTCTATTTACTCTCCGAGTTCCTTGGGTGATACGTTCGCGGCTGCCCTTCGGGCCGAATCTCTCCTGCGGCAGGTTGTTCCGGCCGCCACGCATCTGGAAGGAACCTCTGGTGATACTTCGCGCGCGCAAGACGCTGATCGCTGGCGTTTTTGGTGCCACCACGGCCATCGCGGGGGTTTCCACCCTCGCCGTTGCCCAGGCCGCCCCGCGGCCCGCGAACGGTGCCGCCCAGGCGGCCGCCGGCGAGCTTCCGCCGCCCGCGATCGAGGACTTCGAGTACCCAGGTGCAGACAAGATCCTCAAGGAAAAGGGCATCAAGCTCCTCAAGGGCGATGGTCACATTCTCCTGACCGAATGCTCCGCGAACAATTGGAAGATCAAGGTCGAGGCCAGCAAGGACTTCGACACGATCTTCCACTGCTTCAAGGTCACCGGAGCGAAGGGGTACGTCACCCTGGAGGTCCCCGACGTGAGCGGTATCTGGACCGAGAACCAGGTCGTCAAGGCCACACTCACCTCCAACGGCAAGAAGCAGACCGTCGTCACCAATGAAGGCCCGCACCAGGTAAAGCCCGTTGGCGCAGCTGACAAGGACAACGACTACAAGCAGGCCGATCTGCTTGAGCTCCGCGTCGGCTGATCGAATCGCTCAAAAGCTCCCATTGTTTCGACACATAAAGAGGCCGAAGCCGGCAGATAGATAGTGCTTCAAGGCCCTCTGATCGGGGGATGACGGCTCCACAGCGATGTACTCCGATACGGACATCAACGGTGTCCGCAAGGAGAGCCAACTGACCAAGGCCGACAACGGTTGGAAGAACGCCGTCCAGGTCAGTGCCGGTGAGTTCACCGGCAAGAAGACCTCCGACCTGCTCATCCGCTGGAGCGACGGACAGGCCCAGGTCTTCCCCGGTGTCGACACCGCCGGATACCACGGCAGCCGGGTCACCATCCAGCCTGTCGGGTCCGCGTGGCGTAACTCCCGGACGCTGACGGTGGGTTCCCTCACGGCTCCCATCAACCGCCCGAACGGCATCCTCGTCGGATGGACGACCGCATCCCTCAGCTACTACCCGGGCATCGACGCCAACGGCTCCCACGGCGAGGTTCAGCTCGTCGGCTGAGCCGAGCCGCTTCCTCGGTCGGCCCCTCGTTCCGGCGGTCGCCCCACTCTTAGACCACCCCCACCCCCCAAGGAAAAGAACCATGTTCGGCCACGCTTCGCGCTCCCGAGCCCTGTTGCCCGCAGGGTTCCTCTCCGCTGTCGTCGGTGCCACCGCGCTCACCGTCGCCCCGGCCCACGCCGTCGTCGGTGATGCTGCCAAGGACGGCCAGTACTCGTTCACCGCGAAGCTCGACATCGGCGAGGGCAAGCGGAGCTGCTCCGGCACGCTCGTCGACGAGCAGTGGGTGCTCACAGCCGCCAGCTGCTTCGCAGACAACGGACAGTCTGTGAAGGCCGGAGCACCCCAGATGAAGTCCAAGGCGACCATCGGCCGCGCCGACCTCAGCACCGAGGCAGGGCAGGTGCGGGACGTCGTCGAGCTCATCCCGCGTAACGACCGCGATCTCGTCATGGCCCGCCTCGCCGCACCCGTCCCCGACGTCGTGCCCGCGAACCTCGCCACCCATACCCCCGCCAGTGGCGAAGAACTGCGTATCGCCGGGTACGGCCGCACCAAGGACGAGTGGGTTCCCGACCGTGTGCACTCCGGCACTTTCGGCGTCGACTCCGTGAAGGGCACCACCATCGCCGTCACCGGCAAGAACACCTCTGCTGTGTGCAAGGGCGACACCGGGGGGCCCGCTCTGCGCGCGCAGAACGGTCGCCAGGAGCTGGCCGCCGTCAGCAGCACCTCCTGGCAGGGGGGCTGCCTCGGCAGTGAGGACGAGGCCCGCAAGGGCGCCGTCGAGAGCCGCGTCGACGACATCAACCACTGGATCCAGCAGGTCCGTTCGCTGCCCAAGCGCTATATGACAGCCACCGGTGACTTCGACGGCGACGGCAAGACCGACCTCGCGCTGCTCACCGACTACGGTCAGTCCAAGGACGGGCGCAACCAGACCGCCCTGTGGGTGTACACCGCCAAGGGCGACGGCTTCGCCGAGCCGCGTACGGTCTGGGACAGCGGTTCCGACAGTTGGAACTGGGAGTCCGGCAAGCTGGTCGCCGGTGACTTCGACGGCGACGGCAACACCGACCTCGGTGTCCTGTACAACTACGGCAAGGAAAGCGACGGCCGCAACCGGACCGGCCTCTGGACCTTCACCAGCAGGGGCGACGCCGGCTTCGAGGCACCCCGAAAGGTGTGGGAGAGCGGCTCGGACAGCAGTTGGAGCAGTTGGAACTGGGAGTCCAGCAAGGTTGTCGCCGGCGACTTCAACGGCGACGGCAAGAGCGACCTCGCCGTCCTCTACA
This window encodes:
- a CDS encoding polymorphic toxin-type HINT domain-containing protein; the encoded protein is MPVTDRGRVVRFWKDGGAGVKAAAEAALLGTDADVKRFLENEQVRAEAQDNRIDALRMVSLGGVNVRGAATKALSGSPEDLANFLKDGWEKPLEADQRTQALQIIGSGDRYVQQAGKAALNGSPDDVRKFLHKTRHSAEQADNRVQVLRLLNEGGPATKEAAKVALGGSAADIKEFLDVGQDVAQSRDQERTTVEQLAQQAKEAGDRAKRETEAAKEASDRAVTASKLAKEAAEEAKRETEATRKDSLKAAAAANRAAQAAKGAARAAQQAISAARSANASARVAANAASRAAAAAAGAANAAARAQNAAAAAASDASQASAARQAAQRARDAAKGAEKAAEAADHARTAATEAGRAADAAAGAGANADAAATAASEASGFADAAGADSAEARAAANQAKRHAAEANRAARVSSGLARQAANEASAARDAANSAARHANKAADAAEDAAKHAGESNKQADKAAAHAKAANEAAIEATNAVNQARKTHELARKSEEEDLKTRTAEAIEQAKDLKAEDDQRKADQAGAVKEAKELDAEASRLAAEAAKSDADVKQVAAQGRKVALLAMRTGAPWGEAAAEAALAGSDEVIRDYVRSGWKRAAQQDERERVERLADEGLNAGVRQAAEKALKGDAKTIREFLTNGQHKAANGEYRIKALRLHSSGGKQVQEAAKAALDDGSPERLLEFLNEGQYKARAADERIAALRLVSSGGPEVKAAAQIALEGPPHLLHDFLHTGQYMAARKDNLAATHAAQIERLIAQAAGVAATAQENAHKAYEHYERARNAADKANEYKRQAKESADRAEQYAADARKSAERAEASAKQAAESARKARAAAADADRAALDAEVSATRAEHSAAAARNSADEAWAAANAARASAEAAGKDAAAADKAAGEAMAVAIEKRMKEAEEERKRLGDEEERKEQDELDQLDRLREEFLAQEGKIDWGQFAKDGGHLLLDGLGSTNIPVVSNAANGANCGWYGAEKQYVDAAMSCAGIAPGAGVVNAGKTAKGGKKILGFFKKLFSSGRKWAPPCPVNSFTPETPVVMADRTTKQIKDIKVGDRVLSTDPTTGRTEARPVDDVIVGNGTKRLVELTVNTGGGKITATEGHPFWLADQQSWVAAGELKPGSMLRTSSGTWVKVTATRAWTAPQKVYNLTVNGIHTFYTMAGDSAVLVHNSGCKWASEFNDLPRSKKQKHVREIETPEEMRAAFDRWAKDGERIPDIGGRESYLLEDKTIISWRPKSTSGGETIDIVAYGNNKGKKNPKVHLPKK
- a CDS encoding FG-GAP-like repeat-containing protein codes for the protein MFGHASRSRALLPAGFLSAVVGATALTVAPAHAVVGDAAKDGQYSFTAKLDIGEGKRSCSGTLVDEQWVLTAASCFADNGQSVKAGAPQMKSKATIGRADLSTEAGQVRDVVELIPRNDRDLVMARLAAPVPDVVPANLATHTPASGEELRIAGYGRTKDEWVPDRVHSGTFGVDSVKGTTIAVTGKNTSAVCKGDTGGPALRAQNGRQELAAVSSTSWQGGCLGSEDEARKGAVESRVDDINHWIQQVRSLPKRYMTATGDFDGDGKTDLALLTDYGQSKDGRNQTALWVYTAKGDGFAEPRTVWDSGSDSWNWESGKLVAGDFDGDGNTDLGVLYNYGKESDGRNRTGLWTFTSRGDAGFEAPRKVWESGSDSSWSSWNWESSKVVAGDFNGDGKSDLAVLYNYGKTSDGRNESALMTFTSIGDGFNEPRKVWESGKDSWNWNTSKLAAGDFNGDGRADLAVLYGYGKTSDGRNHTALWMFDGSKGGFNAPRMVWDSGNDSWNWDASKLAAGDFNGDGRADLAVLYGYGKTSDGRNHTALWMFDGSKGGFNAPRTVWDSGNDSWNWDASELTAGDFNGDGKTDISVTYDYGRGADGRIETGLWAFTSKGDGVDAPRKVWSNSL